Proteins encoded by one window of Sorex araneus isolate mSorAra2 chromosome 3, mSorAra2.pri, whole genome shotgun sequence:
- the LOC129403449 gene encoding putative olfactory receptor 8G3, whose product MGDGNDSTVNEFILTGLTDRPELQLPLLLLFLGTYVFTAVGNLGMIILVSLSSNLHTPMYYFLSSLSFIDFCQSTVITPKMLVNFVAEKNTISYPECMTQLYFFVILAIAECHMLAAMAYDRYVAICSPLLYNVIMSPHICFLLTMAVYILGIIGSSIHTGFMLRLSFCKANVVNHYFCDLFPLLELSYSSIRINELLVLLLSAFNILIPALTILASYVFIIASILRIRSAEGRSKAFSTCSSHVITVMIFYGSLAFMYLQPPSVSSMDQGKVSSVFYTIVVPMLNPLIYSLRNKDVKLALWKLLNCRKQL is encoded by the coding sequence ATGGGCGATGGAAATGATTCCACAGTGAATGAGTTCATCCTCACTGGGCTGACAGACCGGCCAGAACTCCAACTaccgctcctcctcctcttcctcggaACCTATGTGTTCACTGCAGTGGGGAACCTGGGCATGATCATCCTCGTCAGCCTCAGTTCTaacctccacacccccatgtactatTTCCTCAGCAGCTTGTCCTTCATTGATTTCTGTCAATCCACTGTCATTACCCCCAAAATGCTGGTGAATTTTGTGGCTGAGAAAAACACCATCTCCTACCCAGAATGCATGACTCAGCTCTATTTCTTTGTCATTCTTGCTATTGCAGAGTGTCACATGTTAGCTGCCATGGCATATGACCGCTATGTCGCCATCTGTAGCCCCTTACTCTATAATGTCATCATGTCCCCTCACATCTGCTTCCTGCTCACCATGGCAGTTTATATTTTGGGCATCATTGGCTCTTCAATCCATACAGGCTTTATGTTAAGACTGTCTTTCTGTAAGGCCAATGTGGTCAACCATTATTTCTGTGATCTCTTCCCACTCTTAGAGCTATCCTATTCCAGCATACGCATCAATGAATTATTGGTTCTCTTACTGAGTGCATTTAACATCCTGATACCTGCATTGACAATCCTTGCTTCCTATGTCTTCATCATTGCCAGCATCCTCCGCATTCGCTCTGCAGAGGGCAGGTCCAAAGCCTTCAGCACATGCAGCTCCCACGTGATAACAGTCATGATCTTCTACGGCTCTTTGGCCTTCATGTACCTGCAGCCACCATCCGTGAGCTCCATGGACCAAGGCAAAGTGTCTTCTGTGTTTTACACCATTGTCGTACCCATGCTGAACCCCCTGATCTATAGTCTTCGGAATAAGGATGTCAAGTTAGCTCTGTGGAAATTATTGAACTGTAGAAAACAATTATGA